The following is a genomic window from Caldicellulosiruptor danielii.
CAACAATAAAAGGTTTTTGCTATGCCACTTCAAAGCCATGTGTGGGCATTGACACCTTGAAGGCTCTTTGCTATAACTTCTGGGCTTGTTCAGATTTTCTAATGCCCATTTTGGATGCAAAGTCGCAAAAGGTATTTACTGGAATTTTTAGATTTGAGAAGGGTGAGCTCAAAACATATCATCCAACTTCGATATTTGATATTGAGGAAGCAAAAGAGCTTGCAAAAAAGTATGACCCTGTTTTGCTTGGCGAAGGTCTAGACATTTATGATTTTTCCGAGTTTAGAATTTCGCCCAAGTTTTTACAGTACCAGAGAGCATCAAATGTTGGAATTTTGGCTCATGTACTTGCCCAGGAAGGCAAGATTTATTCTCATTTTGACCTTGTACCGGTTTATCTTAAAAAATCGTATGCAGAAAGGGACCAAAACACATGAGAAAAGGTGCAGTGAGAAGAATGACAAAGCAAGACATAGATATGGTGCATGAAATAGAAGTTTTATCATTTTCCATTCCATGGAGCAGAGAGAGCTTTGAGTATGAGGTTCAAAATGAGTCTGCGATATATTATGTATATGAAGAAGACGGCAGAGTATGGGGGTTTGCAGGGATGCACCATATTGTGGATGAAGGGCACATTACAAATATTGCTGTACATCCACAAAAAAGAGGGCAGGGAATAGGAAAGCTTCTTCTTTCTGCCCTCATTTCATATGCAAAAGAAAATGGTTTGGTTGGTCTTACACTTGAGGTGAGAAGCAAAAACAACGTTGCCATCTCACTTTACAAGAGTTTTGGATTTGTTCAGGAAGGTGTAAGAAAAAATTACTATTCTAACCCACCGGATGATGCCATAATTATGTGGCTGTGGCTTTAGAATTTAATACTATTCAAAACCTCTTTGCAGACTCTATAAATTGGTCTTTCGGAAGAGGTTT
Proteins encoded in this region:
- the tsaB gene encoding tRNA (adenosine(37)-N6)-threonylcarbamoyltransferase complex dimerization subunit type 1 TsaB yields the protein MKILAIETSGKVASAALLEDCKTVSEIVLNTKLVHSVMLIDLIDQVLKNASSKIEDVDLFAVSIGPGSFTGLRIGVSTIKGFCYATSKPCVGIDTLKALCYNFWACSDFLMPILDAKSQKVFTGIFRFEKGELKTYHPTSIFDIEEAKELAKKYDPVLLGEGLDIYDFSEFRISPKFLQYQRASNVGILAHVLAQEGKIYSHFDLVPVYLKKSYAERDQNT
- the rimI gene encoding ribosomal protein S18-alanine N-acetyltransferase — translated: MRKGAVRRMTKQDIDMVHEIEVLSFSIPWSRESFEYEVQNESAIYYVYEEDGRVWGFAGMHHIVDEGHITNIAVHPQKRGQGIGKLLLSALISYAKENGLVGLTLEVRSKNNVAISLYKSFGFVQEGVRKNYYSNPPDDAIIMWLWL